In Myxococcus virescens, the genomic stretch TACTGCGTGGAGAACGACATCGGCGTGCACTGGTTCACGTCCGGGGGGCGCTATCTCGGGGGATTGGGCGGAGGGGGAGGCAACGTCCACCGGCGGTTGCGGCAGTTCGAGGCGCTACGGCAGGCGTCCGTGTGTCTGGGGCTCGCTCGCCGCTTGGTGGCGGCGAAGCTGGAGGGGCAGCTCCGCTTCCTGCTTCGCGCCTCGCGCGGTGATTCGGAGTCGCGTCAGGTGCTGGCCTCGGCGGTGCGGGACTTCCGGGCGTTGCTGCCGAAATGCGAGGAGGCGCCGTCGCTGGAGGTGCTCCTGGGGTTGGAGGGCGCGGGCGCGGCGCGGTACTTCGGAGCGCTGCCGTACCTTCAAGGCGAGGACGTGGACACGCGGCTGCGCTTCGATGGCCGCAACCGGCGGCCTCCGAGGGACCGGTTCAACGCGGTGCTCGGCTTCTTGTACGGACTTGTCCACCGTGAGGTGGAGGCGGCCATTCGGGCGGTGGGGCTGGATGTGGCGTTTGGTTTCTACCATCAGCCCCGGGGCACGGCGGGGCCGCTGGGACTGGATGTGATGGAGCTCTTCCGGGTGCCGCTGGCGGACATGCCGCTGGTGGCCTCGGTGAACCGGCGGGCGTGGGACGCAGAGGCGGACTTCGAGGTGACGTCCGAGCACGTCTGGCTCAGCAAGGCGGGGCGGGCGAAGGCCATCGAGCTGTACGAGCGGCGCAAGCGGGAGACGTGGAAGCACAACGTGCTGGGGTACTCGCTCAGCTACGCGCGGCTGGTGGAGCTGGAGGTGCGGCTGCTGGAGAAGAGTGGACCGGCAAGCCGGGGCTGTTCGCGACGTTCCGCTTGAGGTGAGCCATGGCCGAGCCGAGGCGTTGGTATTTGATTACCTATGACATCCGCGACCCGCGGCGGTGGCGGAAGGTTCATGCCCTGCTGAAGGGGTATGGGGAGTGGTTGCAGCTCTCCGTATTCCGTTGCTCGCTGACGGACCGGGACCGGGAGAAGCTGCGCTGGGAGCTGTCGCGGCGGATGGACGCCGTGGATACGTTGCTGGTGATTGGGCTGTGCGGCGGGTGCGTGGAGCGCGTGCGCGCCATCAACGCGAAGGAGGACTGGCCGGAGGAGCCCGCACCGTTCAAGGTGCTGTGAAGCAGGCGACAATCAAGCACCTCGCCGTGGCGGAGGCCCGCGATGGCGAAAGTGGCGGATTCCCCTGTCGTTTCATGGGGTTGAGGCTCTTTGACAGGTGAATAGGTGCATGATCGATGAAAAGCCGTGTGGTTTCATGGGGTTGGCGATTCTGGGTAGGGTCTGGGATGGCCAACCTGGGGGACGGAGGGGGAGGTGCTTGAAAAGGGGTTTGTAAGGTGCCGGAATTGCTGGGAGATTCAGGCGGACTGTCCCGCTCGCCGTGATGCCGAAAGGCGTTGAGCACACG encodes the following:
- a CDS encoding type I-MYXAN CRISPR-associated endonuclease Cas4/Cas1 translates to MNASSTSPKPVVGEPSIRTHALHALAYCERLFYLEEVEELRVADAAVFAGRRLHVQLQEEGERVELELASEALGLHGRVDAVKSREGTLVVYEHKRGRHAPGSDAPEAWPSDRLQAGAYALLVEERFPGAPVECRVRYHQTDTTVRFPLDEALRGTVVAAVARARLLRASRERPPVTQEERKCAKCSLAPVCLPEEERQVAREERPRLFPEDDVRQVLHVATPGTRVGRAAEELVVTPPEGEGAPSRQPGRMVSALIAHGAVQVSAQALAYCVENDIGVHWFTSGGRYLGGLGGGGGNVHRRLRQFEALRQASVCLGLARRLVAAKLEGQLRFLLRASRGDSESRQVLASAVRDFRALLPKCEEAPSLEVLLGLEGAGAARYFGALPYLQGEDVDTRLRFDGRNRRPPRDRFNAVLGFLYGLVHREVEAAIRAVGLDVAFGFYHQPRGTAGPLGLDVMELFRVPLADMPLVASVNRRAWDAEADFEVTSEHVWLSKAGRAKAIELYERRKRETWKHNVLGYSLSYARLVELEVRLLEKSGPASRGCSRRSA
- the cas2 gene encoding CRISPR-associated endonuclease Cas2, encoding MAEPRRWYLITYDIRDPRRWRKVHALLKGYGEWLQLSVFRCSLTDRDREKLRWELSRRMDAVDTLLVIGLCGGCVERVRAINAKEDWPEEPAPFKVL